The following proteins are co-located in the Bacillus pumilus genome:
- a CDS encoding ABC transporter substrate-binding protein produces MFRKSFWSLLVVLSIVLLAACGNNSGEGKSDSKEKTRTVESAIGSTEIKGSPKRVVTLYQGATDAAVAMGIKPVGVVESWLETPTYKYLRDDLKDVKIVGQETQPNLEEIEKLKPDLIIASKVRHEQIFDQLKEIAPTVATETVFTFKDTVKLMGEALNQQDKSKELLTKWDDRVADFKEKAKKDIKNWPMSVSVVNFRADHARIYQTGFAGSILTELGFEGPKNVKDKKQDIITLTDKESIPQMDADVIYYFMDDQDKAVEKAYKEWTSHPLWKQLDAVKAKQVHKVDEITWNMAGGIIAANMMLDDIYDRLGIDK; encoded by the coding sequence ATGTTCAGAAAATCTTTTTGGTCGTTGTTAGTTGTGCTCTCCATCGTTTTGCTTGCGGCTTGCGGGAATAATAGCGGTGAAGGCAAGTCAGATAGTAAAGAGAAAACGAGAACCGTTGAAAGCGCTATCGGTTCAACTGAAATAAAAGGGTCGCCTAAACGTGTGGTGACGCTGTACCAAGGAGCAACTGATGCAGCAGTCGCTATGGGCATTAAACCAGTTGGTGTTGTAGAATCATGGCTTGAAACACCTACTTATAAATATTTAAGAGATGATTTAAAGGATGTTAAAATTGTTGGGCAGGAAACACAGCCAAACTTAGAGGAAATTGAAAAGCTAAAACCAGATTTGATCATTGCATCAAAAGTTCGCCACGAGCAAATTTTTGATCAGTTGAAAGAAATCGCTCCAACTGTTGCAACAGAAACAGTGTTCACATTTAAAGATACAGTGAAATTGATGGGCGAAGCGTTAAATCAGCAAGACAAATCAAAAGAATTGTTAACGAAGTGGGATGACCGTGTCGCTGACTTCAAAGAAAAAGCGAAAAAAGACATCAAAAACTGGCCAATGAGTGTATCTGTAGTGAACTTCCGTGCAGATCATGCTAGAATCTATCAAACTGGATTCGCAGGGTCGATTTTAACAGAGCTAGGCTTTGAGGGACCTAAGAATGTCAAAGATAAAAAGCAAGACATCATTACACTTACAGACAAAGAGAGCATTCCGCAAATGGATGCAGATGTGATCTATTACTTCATGGATGATCAGGATAAAGCGGTTGAAAAAGCATATAAAGAGTGGACAAGTCATCCTTTATGGAAGCAGCTTGACGCAGTGAAAGCGAAACAAGTGCATAAAGTCGATGAAATCACTTGGAACATGGCTGGCGGTATCATTGCTGCAAATATGATGCTTGATGATATTTACGATCGTCTAGGAATTGATAAATAA
- a CDS encoding LCI fold-containing protein, whose translation MKWKKTMTGVALSFGLLLSSYVPTASATSTTDSTTDGVARTSAYVTSCPDEILRKFRKSNKPYLCMYSDTAIFANSFTDASGVKWYFKGSSGLYAYYEG comes from the coding sequence ATGAAATGGAAAAAAACAATGACTGGTGTCGCTCTTTCTTTTGGGTTACTTCTTTCTTCGTATGTTCCAACAGCTAGCGCTACTTCAACAACAGACAGTACAACAGATGGCGTTGCACGTACAAGTGCTTACGTCACATCCTGCCCTGATGAAATTTTAAGGAAATTCCGAAAATCAAACAAGCCTTACTTATGTATGTACTCCGACACAGCTATTTTTGCAAACTCTTTCACAGATGCAAGCGGAGTGAAATGGTATTTTAAAGGCAGCTCTGGACTCTATGCTTATTACGAGGGCTAA
- the psiE gene encoding phosphate-starvation-inducible protein PsiE: MKRFNNFQKVPDLLQGLLNICLFFLAIALSVLLISETWYIVQFVYKNVANKGESYYEMLGELLIFFMYFEFIALIIKYFKSNFHFPLRYFIYIGITAVIRLIIIDHEEAVSTFWWALTILAMTCALFIANKRHSAQDHEEVK, encoded by the coding sequence ATGAAACGATTCAACAACTTCCAAAAGGTACCCGATCTCTTGCAAGGTCTTCTGAATATCTGTCTATTCTTTCTGGCCATTGCATTAAGCGTCCTCTTAATTAGTGAAACTTGGTATATTGTCCAATTCGTCTACAAGAATGTGGCCAACAAAGGAGAAAGCTATTATGAAATGCTTGGTGAGCTGCTGATCTTCTTTATGTACTTTGAGTTTATTGCCTTAATTATTAAGTACTTTAAATCAAACTTTCATTTTCCGCTTCGCTATTTTATTTATATTGGAATCACAGCCGTCATCCGTTTGATCATCATCGATCATGAAGAGGCTGTATCGACGTTCTGGTGGGCGCTGACCATTCTAGCCATGACGTGTGCACTCTTTATCGCCAATAAAAGACATTCTGCTCAAGACCATGAGGAAGTGAAGTGA
- a CDS encoding HAMP domain-containing sensor histidine kinase produces the protein MAHRKYTLAKKLALLILTAAVVSGIVFLTLQKITNDLIDGYLSSDEYYEEESARYIQKFSGYVSEHDLSSTDRKAFGEWVKKENYINLTIFKDQVLQYDSIYSAADESAYGKEKVTQYAQQHSYPVQFSDGEGRVMVDGFYSSRYHDLAFTLELLGATLIFLIIVLLGIRKSLRYLQTIHQEIHILEGGELDYEITVKGHDELAMIAKSIEDLRKAFLDKLQAIDELQEESRSLVTEMSHDMRTPLTSLMMNLEFAKKEEDGQDTRKDDYIANAYGKALQLKNLSDNLFAYFLLDKEHEPELETVAVKEVIYDLLSDQVAILQQETFKVHLLGELPDSYINVNVEELGRVFDNLMSNILKYADPKKDINLTFLSDQEVFEIHVSNAIKETNGTQESTGLGERSMKRMMSRMHGQFERIEKNAVYYIVLRFWHIKI, from the coding sequence TTGGCACATCGTAAATATACGCTAGCCAAAAAGCTGGCACTGCTGATTTTGACAGCTGCGGTCGTGAGTGGGATTGTCTTTTTGACACTGCAAAAAATCACCAATGATCTGATCGATGGATATTTGAGTTCGGATGAGTATTACGAGGAGGAGTCAGCCAGGTACATTCAAAAATTCAGCGGCTACGTGTCAGAGCATGATCTGTCTTCAACAGACCGAAAAGCGTTTGGTGAGTGGGTGAAAAAAGAAAATTACATTAATCTCACCATCTTCAAGGATCAAGTGCTGCAATATGATTCCATTTACTCCGCTGCCGATGAATCGGCATATGGAAAAGAAAAAGTGACGCAGTACGCTCAGCAGCATTCGTATCCGGTTCAGTTCAGCGACGGTGAAGGCCGTGTCATGGTGGACGGCTTCTACTCATCTCGATATCACGATCTTGCCTTTACACTAGAGCTGCTCGGTGCGACGCTCATTTTTCTCATCATTGTTCTACTTGGCATTCGCAAAAGTCTACGCTACCTGCAAACGATCCATCAAGAAATTCATATTCTTGAAGGCGGCGAGTTGGACTACGAGATAACTGTAAAGGGTCATGATGAATTAGCCATGATTGCAAAGAGCATTGAGGATCTGCGAAAAGCTTTTCTAGACAAGCTTCAAGCCATCGACGAGCTGCAGGAAGAGAGCCGCAGTTTGGTCACCGAAATGTCGCATGACATGCGGACACCGCTGACGTCGCTGATGATGAATCTGGAGTTTGCGAAAAAAGAGGAGGATGGACAGGACACCCGCAAAGATGACTATATAGCCAATGCCTATGGAAAAGCACTGCAATTGAAAAATCTGTCTGACAATCTGTTTGCCTATTTTCTGCTTGATAAAGAACATGAACCTGAGCTTGAGACCGTTGCAGTCAAAGAGGTGATTTATGATCTCTTATCAGATCAGGTGGCGATCTTGCAGCAAGAGACATTCAAGGTTCATCTTTTAGGAGAGCTGCCTGACAGCTATATTAACGTGAATGTCGAGGAACTTGGCCGAGTGTTTGATAATCTGATGTCCAACATACTGAAATACGCCGATCCGAAAAAAGACATCAATCTCACGTTTTTATCCGATCAAGAAGTCTTTGAGATTCATGTGAGCAATGCGATAAAAGAGACAAATGGCACACAGGAAAGCACTGGACTTGGTGAACGAAGCATGAAACGAATGATGTCCCGCATGCACGGGCAGTTTGAACGGATAGAAAAGAACGCTGTTTACTATATCGTGCTGCGATTTTGGCACATCAAAATATAG
- a CDS encoding response regulator transcription factor has product MTHRILVVEDDQDIGDLLQESLTRAGYEVLRAMNGEQALKLVNDSLDLVMLDVMMPGISGIETCQQMRASSNVPILFLTAKSSTFDKTEGLLAGGDDYMTKPFSEEELHARVIAQLRRYTIYQEKKEQEETFLVGGKLRVSEEFNEVWKESQQIKLSDLEYRILKLLMSRRNKIFSAQNIYESVWGQPYFYCSNNTVMVHIRKLRAKIEDDPARPVYIKTEWGRGYRFGTS; this is encoded by the coding sequence ATGACCCATCGAATATTAGTCGTAGAGGATGATCAGGATATTGGAGACCTTTTGCAGGAATCCCTTACACGTGCAGGATATGAGGTGCTAAGAGCGATGAATGGCGAGCAAGCATTAAAGCTTGTGAACGATTCGCTCGATTTGGTGATGTTGGATGTGATGATGCCAGGCATCTCAGGCATCGAAACGTGCCAGCAGATGAGAGCCTCCTCTAACGTCCCCATTCTATTTCTGACAGCCAAATCAAGTACATTCGATAAAACCGAAGGATTACTTGCTGGCGGGGATGATTATATGACAAAGCCCTTCTCAGAAGAGGAGCTTCACGCTAGAGTGATTGCTCAATTACGCAGATATACAATCTACCAGGAAAAGAAGGAACAGGAAGAGACCTTTCTCGTTGGGGGCAAGCTGAGGGTGAGCGAAGAATTTAACGAAGTATGGAAAGAAAGTCAGCAGATTAAGTTGTCTGATCTAGAATATCGCATTTTGAAGCTGCTCATGAGCAGACGAAACAAAATATTTTCCGCCCAAAATATTTATGAGAGTGTGTGGGGACAGCCTTATTTTTATTGTTCCAACAATACGGTAATGGTGCATATTCGAAAGCTGCGTGCCAAAATTGAAGACGACCCGGCTCGTCCCGTGTATATCAAAACGGAATGGGGGAGAGGATATCGGTTTGGCACATCGTAA
- a CDS encoding DUF418 domain-containing protein, whose amino-acid sequence MNANKVEHGQPMSLRERVHFLDIVRGFALMGIILVNYFLIVDSAKGFDMESNDVFHNVVNWFASGKFITLFSFLFGVGFMIFMDRAAQKVDSPNKLFARRLTILLGFGLLHLTFVWIGDILAYYAVTGFLLLFFYKRTAKTIRNWLITLFVIQLLTPFFTMLLNTISTGSSGKPDFADFELNSHNSLNYLASIGDRWADMVTMASSSFFTVYSMFFMFLLGVYFVKMEFFKNMEAKKAIWNRIWIICTIAFLITQGSTIITAVNPFENALWMNTISALEQNGGLTGSMFYMSTLAMLFLHVPQLRGALMVFTKVGRMSLTCYLLHSIIGTLLFLKYGAGLVDHLQPAGTFFISIGVYVFLVLFSTFWLKRFKYGPMEFIWRQLTYGKVHDKPKTNTFHAAK is encoded by the coding sequence ATGAATGCAAACAAAGTAGAACATGGACAACCGATGAGTCTGCGGGAACGGGTTCATTTCTTGGACATCGTACGTGGATTCGCCTTAATGGGGATTATTTTGGTCAATTACTTTTTGATCGTGGATTCTGCGAAGGGATTCGACATGGAGTCAAATGATGTCTTTCACAATGTGGTGAATTGGTTTGCCTCAGGGAAATTCATTACGTTGTTTTCCTTCCTATTCGGGGTTGGTTTTATGATTTTTATGGATCGAGCTGCTCAGAAGGTGGACAGTCCGAACAAGCTGTTTGCCCGCAGGTTAACCATTCTCTTAGGGTTTGGCCTTCTGCATTTAACTTTTGTTTGGATTGGTGATATTTTGGCCTATTATGCAGTCACTGGCTTTTTATTGCTTTTCTTTTACAAACGCACAGCCAAAACCATCCGAAACTGGCTGATCACACTCTTTGTGATTCAATTGCTCACACCCTTTTTCACGATGCTGCTCAATACCATCAGTACAGGATCATCAGGCAAGCCCGATTTTGCTGATTTCGAGCTGAACAGCCACAACAGTCTGAATTATTTAGCATCCATCGGAGACAGGTGGGCTGATATGGTGACGATGGCTTCCAGTTCATTTTTCACTGTCTATTCTATGTTCTTCATGTTTTTACTTGGTGTGTATTTTGTGAAAATGGAGTTTTTCAAAAACATGGAGGCGAAAAAAGCAATTTGGAATCGCATTTGGATCATTTGTACAATCGCTTTTCTCATCACCCAAGGCAGTACGATCATTACGGCGGTCAATCCTTTTGAAAATGCACTCTGGATGAACACGATTTCTGCCCTTGAACAAAACGGGGGATTAACTGGTAGTATGTTTTATATGAGTACACTCGCGATGCTATTTCTACACGTTCCTCAGCTGCGAGGTGCTTTGATGGTATTTACCAAAGTCGGGCGGATGTCACTAACCTGCTACTTGCTTCACTCGATCATTGGAACCTTGCTATTTCTAAAATATGGAGCGGGGCTTGTCGATCATCTTCAGCCGGCTGGTACGTTTTTCATTAGCATTGGCGTGTATGTCTTCCTTGTGCTTTTCAGTACGTTTTGGTTAAAGCGGTTTAAGTATGGACCGATGGAGTTTATTTGGCGGCAGCTGACGTATGGGAAGGTACATGATAAACCGAAAACAAATACATTCCATGCGGCGAAATAA
- a CDS encoding helix-turn-helix transcriptional regulator → MKKSERLNQELIFLSDKYSFQLKDLETEFGISKRTALRDMEELESMGLAFYVENGRHGGYRLVKQSPLVPIYFNIDEVQAIFFALKALDLVSATPFKKSYSQIRQKLFATMSVERKQRITETLDFIHYYNVAPVSEQNHLELILQAMMKDQIVKMTYTQNENKRIRLQFLELFYRNGIWFTQAYDVQNKKWGIYRCDFMKDMMIEEEVRDTFTKEELKELQLEYEKTYHDISFKCRLTEQGKEKFLKNHYPNMRLEIIDNTPYIVGGYNQEELSYMTHYLISFGQHVKIEYPDELKESYLNQLQEMIDQY, encoded by the coding sequence ATGAAAAAATCAGAACGATTAAACCAAGAGCTTATTTTTTTAAGTGATAAATACTCTTTTCAGTTAAAGGATTTAGAAACCGAATTTGGCATATCTAAACGTACGGCTTTGAGAGATATGGAAGAGCTAGAGTCCATGGGCTTAGCTTTTTACGTTGAAAATGGCAGACATGGAGGATATCGACTTGTGAAACAATCTCCATTGGTTCCTATTTATTTCAATATAGATGAAGTTCAAGCTATTTTTTTCGCGCTTAAAGCGCTAGACCTAGTGTCAGCAACACCGTTTAAAAAATCATACTCACAAATTCGTCAAAAACTGTTTGCCACAATGTCTGTTGAAAGAAAACAAAGGATCACGGAGACTTTGGATTTTATTCACTATTATAATGTCGCGCCAGTGAGTGAACAAAATCATTTGGAATTGATTTTGCAGGCGATGATGAAAGATCAAATCGTGAAGATGACTTACACTCAAAATGAAAATAAAAGGATCAGGCTGCAATTTCTGGAGTTGTTTTATCGAAATGGGATTTGGTTCACTCAAGCATATGATGTTCAAAATAAAAAGTGGGGCATCTATAGATGTGACTTTATGAAGGACATGATGATTGAAGAAGAAGTCAGAGACACCTTTACGAAGGAAGAATTAAAAGAACTGCAGCTCGAGTACGAAAAAACTTATCATGATATCTCATTTAAATGTCGATTAACGGAACAAGGAAAAGAAAAGTTTTTGAAGAATCATTACCCAAATATGAGATTAGAGATCATTGATAATACTCCTTATATTGTGGGTGGATACAACCAAGAAGAATTATCGTATATGACGCACTATTTAATCTCATTTGGGCAACATGTGAAAATTGAATACCCAGATGAATTAAAAGAAAGTTATTTGAATCAATTGCAAGAAATGATTGATCAGTATTGA
- a CDS encoding FMN-dependent NADH-azoreductase, translated as MQTLIINAHPDFTHRESYSNKLQALFLKQFKERFPHEEPTILHLHETEIPRIEKDQLLRIWNKQASEQTLTATEQNIAAASSALLAQFKAHHRIVIVSPVHNFNVTSRMKDYLDNILIARETFKYTEDGSVGLMTDDYRVLLLQASGSIFTNNDRYTPLEFSHHYLKEMFQEIMGFNQFHIVRAQGTAILDQDAILQSAYDDMSKAFNEFYSPSGI; from the coding sequence ATGCAAACATTAATCATTAACGCACACCCTGATTTCACTCATAGAGAAAGTTATTCAAACAAACTGCAAGCACTATTTTTAAAACAGTTTAAAGAAAGATTCCCTCATGAAGAACCAACAATTTTACATTTACATGAAACTGAAATTCCTCGTATCGAAAAAGACCAGCTGCTACGTATTTGGAATAAGCAAGCATCTGAACAAACATTAACAGCTACCGAACAAAACATCGCTGCTGCTTCATCTGCTCTATTGGCTCAATTCAAAGCACATCATCGAATCGTGATTGTATCACCTGTTCATAATTTCAATGTGACGTCACGAATGAAGGATTATCTAGACAATATCTTAATCGCTAGAGAAACGTTTAAATATACAGAAGATGGTTCAGTTGGGCTGATGACTGACGATTATCGTGTACTTTTGCTTCAAGCAAGTGGTTCTATCTTTACAAATAACGACCGTTACACCCCGCTAGAATTTTCGCATCATTATTTAAAAGAAATGTTCCAAGAAATCATGGGCTTCAATCAGTTCCATATTGTTCGGGCACAAGGGACAGCCATTTTAGATCAAGATGCTATCTTACAATCTGCATATGACGATATGTCTAAAGCCTTTAATGAGTTTTACTCACCAAGTGGGATTTAA
- a CDS encoding IS3 family transposase (programmed frameshift): MARKGQHFQHYTKEFKMKAVKMYEEGNRSYRSLSEELGLRSSTQLKSWVRKYREGQYFEDQRGKHTKSENPFSGRPKLTFKSVEEERDYLKAQVEYLKKRLSKSSRGGRILKTARFEAVHELKGLYPLTWLVCIAKVSRSGYYKWHKNQRMRMERQQKEQLLKEHLMAIHHSRPFYGYPRVTIALKKEGFHINHKRVYRLMKEMNIQSIIRKKRRYFGRKASVVQPNRLNREFKTNQYNQLYVTDITYIACQHRFYYLSAIQDLYNNEIVAWKLSKRNDLELVMKTLESLTSERDVKGAVLHSDQGFQYTTKAYQKRLENVGLKGSHSRRGNCLDNTCIESFFSHLKTENAYFSSCQTEVELHKSIEKYIQFYNHDRFQKKLNQCAPVEYRHTLAA, encoded by the exons ATGGCGAGAAAAGGACAACACTTTCAACACTATACGAAAGAATTTAAGATGAAAGCTGTCAAAATGTACGAAGAAGGAAATAGAAGCTATCGCTCATTATCTGAAGAATTAGGTCTCCGAAGTTCCACTCAGCTAAAAAGTTGGGTCAGAAAATATCGTGAAGGACAATATTTTGAAGACCAAAGAGGAAAACATACAAAGTCAGAAAATCCTTTTAGTGGACGTCCTAAGTTAACGTTTAAAAGTGTGGAAGAAGAAAGAGATTATTTAAAGGCACAGGTAGAATACTTAAAAAAGCGTT TATCCAAATCTTCACGGGGAGGACGGATTCTGAAGACTGCACGGTTTGAAGCTGTTCATGAATTAAAGGGCCTTTATCCGTTAACATGGCTCGTCTGTATCGCCAAAGTATCACGATCTGGGTACTATAAATGGCATAAGAATCAAAGAATGCGAATGGAACGGCAACAGAAAGAACAACTCTTAAAAGAACACCTCATGGCCATTCATCATTCACGTCCCTTCTATGGCTATCCTCGGGTGACAATCGCTTTAAAGAAAGAAGGATTTCACATCAATCATAAGCGTGTCTACAGGCTGATGAAAGAAATGAACATCCAATCAATCATTCGAAAAAAACGGCGGTATTTTGGAAGAAAGGCTTCAGTTGTTCAACCAAACAGACTAAACCGAGAATTTAAAACGAATCAATACAATCAGTTATATGTCACTGATATTACCTATATTGCTTGCCAGCATCGCTTCTATTATCTTTCAGCTATACAAGATCTGTATAACAATGAAATCGTCGCATGGAAGCTGTCAAAACGAAATGATCTTGAACTGGTCATGAAGACCTTGGAGAGTTTGACATCCGAACGGGATGTCAAAGGAGCTGTACTTCATTCAGATCAAGGATTCCAATACACAACAAAAGCATATCAAAAGCGACTAGAAAACGTTGGTTTAAAGGGCAGTCATTCACGAAGGGGAAACTGCCTGGATAATACCTGTATCGAATCATTTTTCTCTCATCTCAAAACAGAGAACGCTTACTTTTCTTCGTGTCAAACGGAAGTAGAGCTTCATAAAAGCATAGAAAAATACATTCAATTCTATAATCACGATCGATTCCAGAAAAAATTAAACCAGTGTGCTCCGGTAGAATACCGTCACACACTGGCAGCTTAG
- a CDS encoding tyrosine-type recombinase/integrase, with protein MKDNVVLNKDEVKNFSLDELKQILDYIKTYKYQRCIDYQLYYMLMYFLSETGLRISEALALKWWDIEDNKVNVERQVRPDNSNKVTLTTKKSTSSYRTIGIIDAVLKELKKFKLKQNEMILSNKSFNKNSDNIIFQNYLGIYLTPSTVRESIVKKLG; from the coding sequence GTGAAAGATAATGTTGTGCTAAATAAAGATGAAGTAAAAAATTTTAGTTTGGATGAATTAAAACAAATACTCGATTACATAAAAACCTATAAATACCAACGATGCATAGATTATCAATTGTATTATATGCTTATGTACTTTTTGAGCGAAACAGGCTTGCGTATAAGCGAGGCGTTAGCTTTGAAGTGGTGGGATATTGAAGATAATAAAGTGAATGTTGAAAGACAGGTTAGGCCGGATAACAGCAATAAAGTGACTTTAACAACCAAAAAAAGCACATCATCTTATCGCACTATAGGAATAATTGATGCAGTATTAAAAGAACTTAAAAAATTCAAGTTGAAACAGAACGAAATGATATTAAGTAATAAATCATTTAATAAAAATAGTGATAATATCATCTTTCAAAATTATCTTGGCATTTATTTAACGCCTTCTACAGTACGTGAAAGTATTGTAAAAAAGCTGGGGTAG
- the sufB gene encoding Fe-S cluster assembly protein SufB, whose translation MAKKMPDVGEYKYGFSDKDVSIFRSERGLTKEIVEEISRMKEEPQWMLDFRLKSLEHFYNMPMPQWGGDLNALNFDEITYYVKPSERSERSWDEVPEEIKQTFDKLGIPEAEQKYLAGVSAQYESEVVYHNMKQDLEDLGIVFKDTDSALKENEDIFREHWAKVIPPTDNKFAALNSAVWSGGSFIYVPKGVKVDTPLQAYFRINSENMGQFERTLIIVDEGAHVHYVEGCTAPVYTTNSLHSAVVEIIVKKGGYCRYTTIQNWANNVFNLVTKRTVCEENATMEWIDGNIGSKLTMKYPAVILKGEGARGMTLSIALAGKGQHQDAGAKMIHLAPNTSSTIVSKSISKQGGKVTYRGIVHFGRKAEGARSNIECDTLIMDNKSTSDTIPYNEILNDNISLEHEAKVSKVSEEQLFYLMSRGISEEEATEMIVMGFIEPFTKELPMEYAVEMNRLIKFEMEGSIG comes from the coding sequence CCGTTCAGAGCGCGGACTGACAAAAGAAATCGTTGAAGAAATTTCTCGTATGAAAGAAGAGCCTCAGTGGATGCTCGACTTCCGTTTGAAATCTCTTGAGCACTTTTACAACATGCCGATGCCACAATGGGGCGGAGATTTAAATGCATTAAACTTTGATGAAATTACGTACTACGTAAAGCCATCAGAGCGTTCTGAGCGTTCTTGGGATGAAGTACCAGAAGAAATCAAACAAACCTTTGATAAGCTTGGAATCCCAGAAGCAGAGCAAAAGTATTTAGCAGGTGTATCTGCTCAGTATGAATCTGAAGTTGTGTACCACAATATGAAGCAAGACCTTGAAGACCTAGGGATTGTGTTTAAAGATACAGACAGCGCATTAAAAGAGAACGAAGACATCTTCCGTGAGCACTGGGCAAAAGTCATTCCGCCGACGGACAATAAATTTGCTGCGCTCAACTCGGCTGTATGGTCTGGTGGTTCATTTATCTACGTACCAAAGGGCGTAAAAGTAGATACACCACTTCAAGCATACTTCCGTATCAACTCTGAAAACATGGGTCAGTTCGAGCGTACACTCATCATCGTGGACGAAGGCGCGCATGTTCATTACGTAGAAGGCTGTACAGCACCAGTTTACACAACAAATTCACTTCATAGTGCGGTTGTTGAAATCATCGTGAAAAAAGGCGGCTACTGCCGTTATACAACGATTCAAAACTGGGCAAACAACGTCTTCAACCTTGTGACAAAACGTACGGTATGTGAAGAAAATGCGACAATGGAATGGATTGATGGAAACATCGGTTCTAAGCTGACAATGAAATATCCAGCAGTCATCCTAAAAGGTGAAGGCGCTCGTGGTATGACATTAAGTATTGCCCTAGCAGGTAAAGGTCAGCACCAAGATGCAGGTGCGAAAATGATTCACCTTGCACCAAACACATCTTCAACGATCGTATCGAAATCGATTTCGAAACAAGGCGGTAAAGTTACGTACCGCGGAATCGTTCACTTCGGACGTAAAGCAGAGGGTGCACGCTCCAACATCGAGTGTGACACACTCATCATGGATAACAAATCAACATCTGATACGATCCCTTACAATGAAATCTTAAATGACAACATTTCATTAGAGCACGAAGCGAAGGTATCAAAAGTATCAGAAGAGCAGTTATTCTACTTGATGAGCCGCGGAATTTCGGAAGAAGAAGCAACAGAAATGATCGTCATGGGCTTCATCGAGCCATTCACAAAAGAACTGCCAATGGAATACGCCGTTGAAATGAACCGATTGATTAAGTTCGAGATGGAAGGTAGTATCGGGTAA